From one Cyanobacterium stanieri PCC 7202 genomic stretch:
- a CDS encoding Pheophorbide a oxygenase (PFAM: Pheophorbide a oxygenase; Rieske [2Fe-2S] domain~COGs: COG4638 Phenylpropionate dioxygenase and related ring-hydroxylating dioxygenase large terminal subunit~InterPro IPR017941:IPR013626~KEGG: ter:Tery_4346 pheophorbide a oxygenase~PFAM: Pheophorbide a oxygenase; Rieske [2Fe-2S] iron-sulphur domain~SPTR: Rieske [2Fe-2S] region) — protein sequence MTQSTLEKAKAPIVLPVGGEDEDNFNYQEVWYPVFFVEDLEKNRPNSFTLLEEDIVIWWEEKTSQWRVFTDKCPHRLAPLTEGRINEEGLLECPYHGWAFSGEGDCEVIPQQQENQRAHTSSRACVRAYPCKVEQDLLFVYAGNPDNADKTPIPIVGPLEEDKDKWLVLNTFRDIPYSALTLLENVLDSSHIPYTHHGSVGDRTNVSTVELEIISSNRQGFNGVWQEGPRKGKLGSQYTTFVAPNLMWHDLTSKQFGRTMTVVYATPISKGKCRLFARFPFQFSSKIPQFFIKLTPRWYSHLNQNAILEDDQIFLHYQERYLEKLGGSEKYEKACYLPTKADLYVTEFRQWVNKYNAELFPHQNLPATPTHETLLERYHSHTEKCSSCRQALKNIQKIRQILIIFSAIIWSILPAIALKLENISPAIIYSVITVNLVSIFSYFYLGKIEKRFYQGQEIAPRNLKK from the coding sequence ATGACACAATCTACCCTAGAAAAAGCAAAAGCCCCTATAGTTTTACCTGTGGGGGGAGAGGATGAAGATAATTTTAATTATCAAGAGGTTTGGTATCCTGTGTTTTTTGTGGAGGATTTGGAGAAAAATCGACCCAATTCTTTTACTTTATTAGAGGAAGATATTGTGATTTGGTGGGAGGAAAAAACTTCTCAATGGCGAGTATTCACCGATAAATGCCCTCATCGTTTAGCGCCTTTAACGGAGGGGAGAATTAATGAGGAGGGTTTGTTGGAATGTCCTTATCATGGTTGGGCTTTTTCTGGGGAAGGAGATTGTGAGGTGATACCCCAACAACAAGAAAATCAACGGGCGCATACTTCTTCCCGTGCCTGTGTGAGGGCTTATCCTTGTAAGGTTGAGCAGGATTTATTATTTGTTTATGCTGGTAATCCTGATAATGCGGATAAAACTCCTATTCCCATAGTAGGTCCTTTGGAGGAGGATAAGGATAAATGGTTAGTGTTAAATACTTTTCGAGATATTCCTTATTCTGCTCTCACTTTATTGGAAAATGTTTTGGATTCTAGTCATATACCCTATACTCATCATGGTTCTGTGGGCGATCGCACCAACGTTTCTACGGTAGAATTAGAGATTATCAGTAGTAATAGGCAAGGCTTTAATGGGGTATGGCAAGAAGGACCAAGAAAAGGTAAGCTAGGCAGTCAATATACGACCTTTGTTGCCCCCAATTTAATGTGGCATGACTTAACCTCAAAACAATTTGGACGCACCATGACGGTGGTTTATGCAACTCCTATTAGTAAAGGAAAATGTCGTTTGTTTGCTCGTTTTCCCTTCCAATTTTCCTCAAAAATCCCTCAATTTTTTATCAAATTAACCCCTCGTTGGTATTCCCATCTTAACCAAAATGCTATCCTTGAAGATGATCAAATTTTCCTTCATTATCAAGAGCGATACTTAGAAAAATTAGGCGGTAGCGAAAAATATGAAAAAGCCTGTTACTTACCCACCAAGGCAGATTTATATGTAACCGAATTTAGACAGTGGGTAAATAAATATAATGCCGAATTATTCCCCCATCAAAACTTACCAGCAACCCCCACCCATGAAACTTTATTAGAGCGTTATCATTCTCATACAGAAAAATGTTCTAGTTGTCGACAAGCGCTGAAAAACATTCAAAAAATTCGTCAAATTTTAATCATTTTTAGTGCTATTATTTGGTCAATTTTACCAGCAATTGCCCTTAAATTAGAAAATATATCTCCAGCAATTATTTACTCCGTGATCACAGTCAATCTAGTTAGTATTTTTAGCTATTTTTACTTAGGTAAAATTGAAAAGAGATTTTATCAAGGTCAAGAAATCGCCCCTAGAAATTTGAAAAAATAG
- a CDS encoding NAD-dependent epimerase/dehydratase (PFAM: NAD dependent epimerase/dehydratase family~COGs: COG0451 Nucleoside-diphosphate-sugar epimerase~InterPro IPR001509:IPR008089~KEGG: cyp:PCC8801_3879 NAD-dependent epimerase/dehydratase~PFAM: NAD-dependent epimerase/dehydratase~SPTR: NAD-dependent epimerase/dehydratase), with the protein MNILVTGAAGFIGFYLTQELLSRGESVIGIDNLNDYYDTSLKTARLQKLAAQKNFTFHKLDLANRKNLEQLFKNNQFDFVIHLAAQAGVRYSIENPHAYVDSNLVGFVNLLECCRHNSIKHLVFASSSSVYGANKKIPFSTSDNVDNPVSLYAATKKANELMAHTYSHLYHIPCTGLRFFTVYGPWGRPDMAYFLFTKAILEGKPIKVFNYGRMQRDFTYIDDIVEGIIRVMNHLPQSSTAEDGSKIPPYKIYNIGNNQPVELTRFIEVIENCLGMEAEKNFLPIQPGDVPTTYADIDDLIQDVGFKPTTSIEEGIERFVSWYKDYYKIV; encoded by the coding sequence ATGAATATATTAGTAACAGGTGCCGCAGGATTTATTGGTTTTTATCTAACTCAAGAATTACTATCCAGAGGAGAATCTGTTATCGGTATAGATAATCTTAATGATTACTACGATACCTCCCTCAAAACAGCACGATTACAAAAATTAGCAGCACAAAAAAACTTCACCTTTCACAAACTAGATTTAGCGAATAGAAAAAATTTAGAACAATTATTTAAAAACAATCAATTTGATTTCGTCATACATCTAGCCGCCCAAGCAGGGGTAAGATATTCCATCGAAAATCCCCATGCCTATGTAGATAGTAATTTAGTGGGTTTTGTAAATCTCTTGGAATGTTGTCGGCATAATAGCATAAAACATCTAGTTTTCGCCTCCTCTAGCTCTGTTTATGGGGCTAACAAAAAGATTCCTTTTTCTACCTCCGACAATGTCGATAATCCTGTTAGTTTATATGCCGCCACCAAAAAAGCCAATGAGTTGATGGCGCATACCTATAGTCATCTGTATCATATTCCTTGTACGGGATTACGCTTTTTTACCGTTTATGGGCCTTGGGGAAGACCTGATATGGCATACTTTTTATTTACTAAGGCTATTTTAGAAGGAAAACCGATTAAGGTTTTTAATTATGGCAGAATGCAGCGAGATTTTACCTATATCGATGATATTGTGGAGGGAATTATTCGGGTAATGAATCATCTTCCTCAATCATCAACAGCTGAGGATGGAAGCAAAATCCCCCCTTATAAGATATATAACATTGGTAATAATCAACCCGTTGAGTTAACTAGATTTATTGAAGTTATCGAAAATTGCTTGGGTATGGAGGCTGAAAAAAATTTCTTACCCATACAACCCGGAGATGTGCCGACAACCTATGCAGATATTGATGATTTAATTCAAGATGTCGGTTTTAAGCCTACTACTTCTATTGAGGAGGGCATTGAAAGGTTTGTAAGTTGGTACAAGGATTATTACAAAATTGTCTAA
- a CDS encoding protein of unknown function DUF1626 (PFAM: Protein of unknown function (DUF1626)~COGs: COG5493 conserved hypothetical protein containing a coiled-coil domain~InterPro IPR012431~KEGG: cyh:Cyan8802_4234 protein of unknown function DUF1626~PFAM: protein of unknown function DUF1626~SPTR: Putative uncharacterized protein), which translates to MTEREIKNLIQQQLPELINNDPQIRDFILRTVSDYYSPRQETESKFDRILAELQRDREEQARKWDENNRKWDENNRKWDEQNRRLDNFIHEQNQKWQEQNNFNKQLLQEIKRLDQRYDSTIGALGSRWGLYSEASFRNGLKGILEDSFGVEVINVNEFDDEGEVFGRPDQVEIDVIIKNGLLILCEIKSNIDKGGMYIFNRKVEFYQKHHQRQVNRKLVISPMVDKRALPVAKKLGIEVYSYAEDVPIID; encoded by the coding sequence ATGACAGAAAGGGAGATCAAAAATCTTATTCAACAACAACTTCCTGAATTAATTAACAACGATCCGCAGATTCGGGATTTTATTCTTCGTACCGTATCAGACTATTATTCTCCCCGACAAGAAACCGAAAGTAAATTTGACCGTATCTTAGCAGAATTACAGCGAGACAGAGAAGAACAAGCTCGTAAATGGGATGAAAACAACCGTAAATGGGATGAAAATAACCGTAAATGGGATGAGCAAAATCGACGTTTAGATAACTTTATCCATGAACAAAATCAGAAATGGCAGGAACAAAATAATTTCAACAAGCAACTTCTTCAGGAAATAAAAAGACTAGATCAAAGATATGACAGTACCATAGGTGCTTTAGGTTCAAGATGGGGTTTATATTCTGAAGCTAGTTTTCGCAATGGACTCAAAGGGATTTTGGAGGATTCTTTTGGGGTAGAAGTAATCAATGTGAATGAATTTGATGATGAGGGGGAAGTGTTTGGTCGTCCTGATCAGGTAGAAATTGATGTCATTATTAAAAATGGTTTATTGATACTATGTGAAATCAAATCTAATATTGATAAGGGTGGAATGTATATTTTTAATCGTAAAGTAGAATTTTATCAAAAACACCATCAACGTCAAGTTAATCGTAAATTAGTCATTTCTCCCATGGTTGACAAACGGGCGTTACCCGTAGCCAAAAAATTAGGTATTGAGGTTTACAGTTATGCCGAAGATGTTCCTATTATTGATTAA